The genomic interval ATGCGATGCTTTCCATATTCCGCTTCTATTCTTAGCTGATATTCCAGGATTTATGATTGGAACAAAGGTTGAACAAGCAGGTATTATTCGTCATGGTGCAAAAATGATTTCAGCGATGAGCGAAGCGACTGTACCGAAAATTTCCGTCGTCGTACGAAAAGCATATGGTGCTGGATTATATGCGATGGCCGGCCCTGCTTTTGAACCAGATTGCTGTCTTGCGTTACCATCTGCTTTTATTGCAGTAATGGGAGCTGAAGCTGCAGTGAATGCAGTATATGCGAATAAAATAAACGCTTTAGAACCGAATGAACGCGGTGCTTTTATTGCGCAAAAACGAGAAGAATATAATCAAGATATCGATATCTACCGTTTAGCATCTGAAATGATTGTCGATGCAATTGTTGCGCCAAATGATTTACGTGCAGAATTAACAAGTCGATTTGCAGCTTATAATAGCAAACAGTTAACATTTACTGATCGAAAACATGGAGTATATCCAGTTTAAATTATGAATCTATAAAAAACCTACCAGTTTTGGTAGGTTTTTTATATGGAAAAGGATAAGAATTCAATTAAACTTTTTTGGTTTCTTGTATTATAAGAAGCAAATATAGTAAGATAGTGTGTAATTACATATTTATACTTATAGTTTATTTTTGAATGCAATCACGGATGGTAACTACGATTGCTCAATCGTTTCTAATAAAGTGTTACTAATGAAAAGAAATAAGCTTGAAATCATTCATGTTTATAAACATTACTTGAAGAAAGTTCACAATTCGCATTTTATAGAAGGTATATGAAACTGATAAAAATAATACGAATGTTCATTATAGGACATTAGAACATTTTAAAGGCACGTTTGGAGCAACGATTTTATTTCACACTTAATGGGCAGTAGTTCCCACTTCAAGATTTTGAGAGAATAAAGAAGGAAAGTGGGAGACAATTGCTGGTAAAGGTCTGATTGGTTCAATAACCATCAGTGGAGGCTAAATGCCTCCTTACTGATGGAAGTTTCAGTTTATAAACATAGCAACATGAAAAAAGAGGAGCGGCTTGCATTTCTTTTGGGAGGAACTATCAAATGGCAACGAAATATACCGATGACAGCTATACATTACACACTGATCTTTATCAGATTAATATGGTTCAATCTTACTGGGAAGATAACATTCATAATCGAAAGGCCGTATTTGAAGTTTATTTTCGAAAATTACCTTTTAAGAGTGGCTATGCTATTTTTGCAGGGCTGGAGAAAATCGTTCATTTTTTAGAACATTTCAGTTTTACAGAAAGTGATATCGATTATTTACGAACATTGGAGTACGATGAAGCATTTCTTACGTACTTAAGCGGGCTGCGTTTTTCAGGAAACTTACGTTGTATGAAAGAAGGAGAACTTGTTTTTGCGAATGAGCCGATGTTACGAGTGGAGGCACCGCTTGGAGAAGCTCAGCTTATTGAGACTGCTCTGCTTAATATTGTGAATTATCACACACTTATTGCAACGAAGGCATCACGTATTAAGCAAGTGCTTGGGGATGAGCCAGCGCTTGAATTTGGTTCACGTCGCGCTCAAGAAATGGATGCGGCTATTTGGGGAGCACGAGCGGCATATATTGCTGGATTTGATTCAACAAGCAATGTTCGTGCAGGTAAGTTATTTGGAATTCCTGTTTCAGGGACACATGCTCATTCAATGATTCAAGCGTATAAAGATGAATATATAGCCTTTCATAAATACGCGAAAACACATAGAGATTGTGTGTTCTTAGTCGATACATACGACACCCTTCGTTCGGGTATTCCAAATGCGATTCGAGTCGCTAAGGAATTAGGCGATCAAATTAACTTTATTGGCATTCGTTTAGATAGCGGCGACCTTGCTTATTTATCAAAAGAAGCACGTAAAATGTTAGACGAAGCTGGTTTTCCTGAAGCAAAGATTGTCGCTTCTAATGATTTGGATGAATATACTATTATCAATTTAAAACAGCAGGGTGCATGTATTGATGTTTGGGGAATCGGAACGAAGCTTATTACAGCTTATGACCAACCAGCGCTAGGAGCGGTTTATAAAATGGTGGCGATGGAAGAAGAACATGGTGAACTGGTGGATACGATGAAAATTTCATCTAATCCAGAAAAGGTCTCTACACCAGGGCTGAAGCGCATCTATCGAATTATTAATAAAATTAACCACCATGCTGAAGGTGATTACTTGACGATGGAGGATGAAAAGCCGCAAGAAGAAGAGAAATTAAAGATGTTTCATCCAGTGCATACATTCCTTAGTAAATTTGTGACTGATTTTGATGCGGTC from Peribacillus asahii carries:
- a CDS encoding nicotinate phosphoribosyltransferase — protein: MATKYTDDSYTLHTDLYQINMVQSYWEDNIHNRKAVFEVYFRKLPFKSGYAIFAGLEKIVHFLEHFSFTESDIDYLRTLEYDEAFLTYLSGLRFSGNLRCMKEGELVFANEPMLRVEAPLGEAQLIETALLNIVNYHTLIATKASRIKQVLGDEPALEFGSRRAQEMDAAIWGARAAYIAGFDSTSNVRAGKLFGIPVSGTHAHSMIQAYKDEYIAFHKYAKTHRDCVFLVDTYDTLRSGIPNAIRVAKELGDQINFIGIRLDSGDLAYLSKEARKMLDEAGFPEAKIVASNDLDEYTIINLKQQGACIDVWGIGTKLITAYDQPALGAVYKMVAMEEEHGELVDTMKISSNPEKVSTPGLKRIYRIINKINHHAEGDYLTMEDEKPQEEEKLKMFHPVHTFLSKFVTDFDAVDLHEDIYEDGILVYELPAIEDIKAFCKQNLQVLWPEYLRALNPEEYPVDLSQKCWDNKMRNIAEVQAKMVSK